Within Eggerthella sp. YY7918, the genomic segment TCCCCAGCCTTGACTGCAGCGACGCCGCAGAAGCAGCCCTCGCCCTCCATGCGGTCGACGACGCCCTGGTCGATAATGCTGAAGCCCTGCTTCTGCGCATTAAAGGCATTGGTCAGAAGCGCAAAGAATTTCTTGAGGCACAAATCTTCGCTGAGGAAGCGTTCGCCCTGCTCGTTCACGTACAGGCTCACAGGCTGCATAGTGCCGCCGATGGTGATGGGGTCAGTGGGCGCATGGTTGCGCACGCTGAAGACGTTCATGAGCGACACGACGTCCTCCTTCGCGCCGACACCCGTAGCCATGCGGATGCCGTCGCCCACGTTGTGGATAGGGAACAGCGACTGCGCCTCCGACAGGTCCCAGCCCATTTTCTCGCCAAGAAGTTCCAGATCGTTGGCGATGCCGCCACTGGCCAGCACCACAGCCTTCGCATTTACTTCGACGATGTCTCCGTTCTCGGCTTCGGCATACACGCCCACCACTTTGCCATTGTCCACCTTCAAATCGACAACAGGGGTGCTTGTCATCACGGTCGCTCCCGACTGCATGATAATCCCGGCTAGCGTTTCAACGGCAGCTGCGCCCGTCTCGCCTTCCCACCAATGGAACGTCGAGTAAGCGCTCTGCCCCAGATAGTTGTCCATAACAGGGAATTGCACGCCCTTCTCATGAAGCCAGTCGATGTCCTCGCCCGACGCTCCGATCACGTCGTTCCACAGAAGCGGGTCAGTGCGGTAATTCGTATACTCCAACTCTTCTTTCACCATCTGATAGCGATCAGGAAGCTCGATGCCCTTCTCAAGCTGAAGTTGAGACCCCAAACCCAAGATACCTTCGGTGCCGAAAAGCGTACCGCCCAGATTGGGTTCTTTTTCCAGAAGCACCACGTTGAGGCCTTGCTCGATGCCCTCCAAGCAGGCGGACATTCCCGAGTTTCCGCCACCAACAACCACCATGTCGCAATCGACAGTCTGGCTGGGCTCGTAGGTTTTGGCGGTTTCTTTGGATTCCTCGGCGCCCTTTTCGGGTTCTTTCTCCGCCCCGTCTCCCGACGGCGAGCACGCCGCCAGACCTAACGCGGCCACACCGATTCCTGCCGCAGCCGATCCACTCAAGAACGCTCGACGACTTATCGTTTTCATATGATCTCCCATCTCCTTTTTTGCGCATGTAAACCCTCTACGGGAATACCTTCTTCTTGGTCGCTTTTTCGAAGCAACCCTAATTTGAGATTAAGGGGAACCATCTGAAAAGGGAAATTGAATTCCTTTGATCACGGGATAGAAAATTTTTGTTCTCAGGGCGCGCCCGAACGGAAAAAGCATGTGATCGGCGGAAAAGACATGCTATGATGCGATCCGAAGAGGTGGGGAGCATGACATTCGAACAGCTTCGGTACTTTAGGGAAATCGCACTTACGAACAACTTCACGAAAGCTGCGGAGAACCTGTTCATCACGCAGGCAGGGCTGACTTATCAAATCAAACAGCTCGAGATGGAACTCGGGTTCAAACTGTTCGACCGCAACAGCCATCACGTAACGCTGACCGAGCAGGGGCACATGCTTAAGCCCATTGTGGAGAACATGCTCGAAATGTGGGAGGAAGCCTATCGGCTCGCATCCCTGTCACTGCAAGAAGGGGAATCAATCCTGCGTGTGGGCATGATCGAACTCATGGATGAGGATGCCATCATCTGCGCGAACCGCGTCTTTAGGGAGTTGCATCCGTCAAGTGTCATCATCCCCCACTTTATGAAGCCGGCAATGCATCAGGAGTACGTCAACGGCCTTATCTCAAACAAAGCCGACGTCATCTTCATCTATGACGACGAGATAGGCTCGGCTTCTTCAATATCTTTCGTTCCGCTCAGCCCGCTGTATCATGGCGCTCTCATAAACGCCGACGATGATTTGGCAAAAAAGGAACGGTCTCTCAGATTCGAGGATCTAGCAGGAAGAACGGTGGTACTTCCCGAGGCCTTACTGCAATCTGAGAACAAGCGGCGCTACGAATCGCTGGTTAAGCGAATTTCTTCTATCTTGCCGCCGATCAAACTTCTTTATGTTTCTGACCGCGAGTCCATGCGCGTGTTGGTTGCGGACATCGAAGCCGTGGGCATCTACCCCTACTCGTGCACCAAAGGGATTGACCCTGCGCGATTCAAGCTTATCCCTATCGAAGATGGGGTGCAGCCGGTCCATGCAGGCATCGCTTATCTACGTACGACGGAAAATCCTCTCATACTCGACTATGTAAGGCTCTGCCAGGAAGCTTTCGAGCAAGCGACCCGCTGAATACATAAGCGACTGCGCTTCGCCCCGATGTCTTGTCTTGCGAGCTTCCTACCATACGCCGAGGGCGCGATCGGCAAGGTGGCGATAATGCTTGTAGAGAAGGCCGAAGCGGTAGCGGTAGGGTTCGTTCCAAGGTTTTGAGCGGCCGCAGAAGTGCAGGATGGCCGTGTGATCCATCACCCAATCGGGCGTGGCTTCGCCAAGGCTTTTCACCAGGTAGGTGCTGAAGTTGCGCGCGTCGTAGTTCCAGATACGGTCGTCCACCTCAAGCGTACGCTTGCCGTAGAGCGCGTTCAGGACATCCTGATCGGGCAGGATGAGCTGGGGCTCGTGGTCGCGCGCGTAACGGAAGACCTCGGACGGATCCACCTCCCGCCGCGCAGCAGCCACGTCGATAAGCAGCACACCGGAGTTATAGTAGCGGTGCTCGGTGTTAAGCCGCATCATGTTCACGTTGTGGCCGAGTTCCGTTTTCCACGTGTGAGCCGCCGCGGCGAAGACCCTTCCCTTGAGATCGAGCTCCCACAGCGGGCGCACGGGATTGATAACGAGCACGTCAGGATCGAGATAGAGCACCCGCTTGCAGTCGTGCGACAGCAGACTGCCCGCCAGAAGACGGTAGTACATCTCCTGCGGATAGCGCGGCGTTTGCGGAGCGTCGGCGAACAGGGAGGGGTCCACCATCGTCGGCCGCAGCTCGCACGAGCACAACCGCAGGTGTTCCGCCAGTCGCTCAAGGTCGGCCTCAGGGATGGAGCGATGCAGCAAATGCACGACGAAACGTTCCTGCACGTTGTTCGCGTGCAGCGAGTAAAGCATCGTACGCACATGCGGCACATACGCGCCATCAAGCGTCACGAGAATATGGATGGGTTTCTTCACGACGCACCTCCTTCAGACGCTGCGGCCAACACGGCAGCCTCGCGACGCTCGTGCAGCAGGCGGCGCGCGGTAGCCACTACCGGCACGCTCAGCAGCACGCCTAAAATGCCAAACAGGCTGCCGCCAACGAACACGGCCACAAACACCTGGATGCCCGGCACGTCAACCGTAGCCCCCACCACATTCGGGTAGATGACATGGCCCTCGATTTGCTGCAGGATAACCAAGAACACCACGAACCATACTGCCTGCATCGGCGACACCGACAGTATCATGAGCGCACCCACAATACCGCCCACCCATGCACCAATAAACGGAACGAGCGAGGTCACCCCTACACACAGCCCCACCGACCCCGCAAACGGCAAACCGAGCACCTGCATGCCGATGGCGCACAGAAGCCCCAGGATGGTGCTTTCGAGACACTGTCCACTCACAAAGCGCGAGAAGCATTCATTGGCCACCGCGCACACGTGAAGCGTGCGCCCATAGGCACGTTCGGACAGCACGGCGCGGCCGAGGCTATCCAGGCCGGTAAGCACCCGCTCCTTGTCGAACAGCAGGAACAACGCGAAGATCGCCGCCACCACGACATCGACCACGCCGCCCGCCACGCGACCTCCCGCACCCACAAGCAAAGAGGCCAGGTTGCGCGCGCCTCCGGCTTCAGACACGATGCGCTCCGCCATCTGCTCCACCGTGGTGCGCCAGCTGGCCGCATCGCCCGACAAAAGCGCGGACAACAAGCCGTCGCCCTCCATCACCTGCGAGAGCGCTCCCGCCACCCATGCGGCGCCCTGGAGCAGCGCCTCGCCCGCATGACGCAGCTCGCCGCCCACAGCCCACACCACCAGCGCCACGAGTGCCGCCACCGAGGCCACCGACAGCACGATGCACACCGGCCGACGCGTGGCGGCCACCACACGGCTCTTCGACCGCGGGAAATAGATGCGCTCCCAGCGAACCATGATGAGGTTCAGCACATAGGCTACCGCGCTACCGGCCAAAAGCGGCACGAGCACGCCCCACAGCACACCGAACACGGCAAGCACCTCGTCGAAGCGCACCACGACGAGTGCCGCCGCCGTGACGGCCGCAAACACGGCGACCGTCGCCCTGACGAGGGAGCGACGGTCATCTGGCAGGAAAGGCCGCGGCTCAGCCACGAACCACCCCACTGTCGCCTATGCCCTCTTCTGGCGCCTCAAGTACCTGCATGAACTCCTCGCCCGTAATGCTTTCCTTTTCCAGAAGGTAGCGCGAAAGCTCATGCAGCTTGGCCTCGTTCTCGGTCAGGATGGCGTCGGCGCGGGCGCGAGCCCTTTTAATAATGGCCGCCGCTTCGCGATCCACCTGTGCAGCCATCTCGTCCGAGCAGGTGCGCATGGTGTCACCGCCCAGATAGGCGTTGCCCTCGGTCTCCAGCTGCATCATACCGAACTCGTCGCACATGCCGTAGCGCGTCACCATGGAACGCGCAAGCTTCGTAGCTTGCTCGATATCGTTCGACGCGCCCGTGGTAGCTGTGTGGAACACCAGCTCCTCGGCCGCACGACCGCCCGTAAGCGTGGCTATCTTGTTCTCCAGTTCTTCCTTACTCATGAGGAAGCGCTCGTCGGTATCCACCTGCATGGTGTAGCCGAGCGCGCCCGATGTGCGCGGTACGATAGTAATCTTCGCCACCGGAGCCGATTCAGTCTGCTTAGCCGCCACGAGCGCGTGCCCGATCTCATGGTAGGCCACAATGTGCTTTTCCTGCTCGGTCAACACGGCATTCTTGCGCTGATGACCAGCAATAACCACTTCCACGCTCTCCTGCAAATCCTCCTGCAAAACACTTGAGCGACCCAGGCGCACGGCGCGCAGCGCGGCCTCGTTCACGATGTTGGCCAAGTCGGCACCCGACGCACCCGAGGTGGCGCGTGCAATAGCGCGGAAGTCGATGTTTGGATCCATCTTCACATCGCGAGAATGCACCCGCAGCACCGCCTCGCGCCCTTGCAGGTCGGGAAGCTGCACAGGAATACGACGATCGAAGCGCCCGGGGCGCAAGAGAGCCGGGTCGAGAGATTCGGGCCGGTTCGTGGCCGCTAGGATAACGACACCCTTCTTCGAGTCGAAGCCATCCATCTCGGTCAGCAGCTGGTTGAGCGTCTGCTCGCGCTCATCGTTGCCGGTCATGCCCTTGCCGTCGCGCTTCTTGCCGATGGTGTCGATCTCGTCGATGAACACGATGCACGGTGCCTTCTCGCTGGCCTGCTTGAAAAGGTCGCGTACCTTCGACGCGCCCATGCCCACGAACATCTCCACGAACTCCGAACCCGAGATGCTGAAGAATGGCACGTGCGCCTCGCCCGCTACGGCGCGCGCGAGCAGCGTTTTGCCGGTACCCGGAGGGCCTACAAGCAGCGCGCCTTTCGGCAGCTTCGCACCGATGGAGGCATACTTGTCGGGGTTGTGTAAGAAGTCGACAATTTCGGTGAGCGCTTCTTTCGCTTCATCCTGACCAGCCACGTCTGCAAACGTGGTACCGGTGTCGGTCTCGGCGTAGATTTTGGCGTTCGACTTGCCGAAATTCATCACGTTGCCGCCCGCTTTGCCCATACGCTTCATGAACAGCTGTCCCAAGCCAACAAGCAGAAGCGTCGGCAGAATCCAGAACAAAAGGAAATTCAACAGCGGCGAGGACTGCGCAGGGATTTCCGCAGCAAACTCGACATCGGCCTTCTCCAAGCGGTCGTAGAGCCCCTCGTCGGGGAATAGGCCCGTCTTGTAGTACTTGTCAGCATCATCGACAAACGTGATCTGACCGGCCGACTCGTCGACGGCCACCTTCTCCACCTCGCCCGCCTCCACCTTCGAGACGAACTCGTTGTACCCCACCTCGGTCACCTGCTGCTGCGCGAGCATAGGAAACAGCAGCGCGTTCAGCAGCATGAGGACGAGAAATGCAACAATATAATAGTAAATGAGCGGCTTTTTGCTGCCCGGGCCAGACCCGGACTTGGCTTCGTCGCTCGAAGCAACAGGACTCATGAGAAACCTTTCTCGTAATGCGATAATCTCCCGGAAAAGCGTAGGAAATGCACACCCGAGCTTCAAGCGACAAAAGAGGCCGATTGTCAGGTATCATACAGACAGACGCAATTGTAGGAAGGAACCCATGTCCCCGCGCGAAGACCTCCGC encodes:
- a CDS encoding FAD-dependent oxidoreductase, whose amino-acid sequence is MKTISRRAFLSGSAAAGIGVAALGLAACSPSGDGAEKEPEKGAEESKETAKTYEPSQTVDCDMVVVGGGNSGMSACLEGIEQGLNVVLLEKEPNLGGTLFGTEGILGLGSQLQLEKGIELPDRYQMVKEELEYTNYRTDPLLWNDVIGASGEDIDWLHEKGVQFPVMDNYLGQSAYSTFHWWEGETGAAAVETLAGIIMQSGATVMTSTPVVDLKVDNGKVVGVYAEAENGDIVEVNAKAVVLASGGIANDLELLGEKMGWDLSEAQSLFPIHNVGDGIRMATGVGAKEDVVSLMNVFSVRNHAPTDPITIGGTMQPVSLYVNEQGERFLSEDLCLKKFFALLTNAFNAQKQGFSIIDQGVVDRMEGEGCFCGVAAVKAGDKLTGLKDQLEEACKETDPVAFRGETVAELAQAMGVDPKTLEATVARYNELCAAGKDEDFGKDPAYLTPLEKGPFYAVTPVFSIFQTMGGISIDRNMRVINENGEPIEGLYSAGTTSCGLYKETYCYQVSGGMNAYCCYTGRNAARQIAASI
- a CDS encoding LysR family transcriptional regulator; its protein translation is MTFEQLRYFREIALTNNFTKAAENLFITQAGLTYQIKQLEMELGFKLFDRNSHHVTLTEQGHMLKPIVENMLEMWEEAYRLASLSLQEGESILRVGMIELMDEDAIICANRVFRELHPSSVIIPHFMKPAMHQEYVNGLISNKADVIFIYDDEIGSASSISFVPLSPLYHGALINADDDLAKKERSLRFEDLAGRTVVLPEALLQSENKRRYESLVKRISSILPPIKLLYVSDRESMRVLVADIEAVGIYPYSCTKGIDPARFKLIPIEDGVQPVHAGIAYLRTTENPLILDYVRLCQEAFEQATR
- a CDS encoding glycosyltransferase family 8 protein — protein: MKKPIHILVTLDGAYVPHVRTMLYSLHANNVQERFVVHLLHRSIPEADLERLAEHLRLCSCELRPTMVDPSLFADAPQTPRYPQEMYYRLLAGSLLSHDCKRVLYLDPDVLVINPVRPLWELDLKGRVFAAAAHTWKTELGHNVNMMRLNTEHRYYNSGVLLIDVAAARREVDPSEVFRYARDHEPQLILPDQDVLNALYGKRTLEVDDRIWNYDARNFSTYLVKSLGEATPDWVMDHTAILHFCGRSKPWNEPYRYRFGLLYKHYRHLADRALGVW
- a CDS encoding AI-2E family transporter; this encodes MAEPRPFLPDDRRSLVRATVAVFAAVTAAALVVVRFDEVLAVFGVLWGVLVPLLAGSAVAYVLNLIMVRWERIYFPRSKSRVVAATRRPVCIVLSVASVAALVALVVWAVGGELRHAGEALLQGAAWVAGALSQVMEGDGLLSALLSGDAASWRTTVEQMAERIVSEAGGARNLASLLVGAGGRVAGGVVDVVVAAIFALFLLFDKERVLTGLDSLGRAVLSERAYGRTLHVCAVANECFSRFVSGQCLESTILGLLCAIGMQVLGLPFAGSVGLCVGVTSLVPFIGAWVGGIVGALMILSVSPMQAVWFVVFLVILQQIEGHVIYPNVVGATVDVPGIQVFVAVFVGGSLFGILGVLLSVPVVATARRLLHERREAAVLAAASEGGAS
- the ftsH gene encoding ATP-dependent zinc metalloprotease FtsH; this translates as MSPVASSDEAKSGSGPGSKKPLIYYYIVAFLVLMLLNALLFPMLAQQQVTEVGYNEFVSKVEAGEVEKVAVDESAGQITFVDDADKYYKTGLFPDEGLYDRLEKADVEFAAEIPAQSSPLLNFLLFWILPTLLLVGLGQLFMKRMGKAGGNVMNFGKSNAKIYAETDTGTTFADVAGQDEAKEALTEIVDFLHNPDKYASIGAKLPKGALLVGPPGTGKTLLARAVAGEAHVPFFSISGSEFVEMFVGMGASKVRDLFKQASEKAPCIVFIDEIDTIGKKRDGKGMTGNDEREQTLNQLLTEMDGFDSKKGVVILAATNRPESLDPALLRPGRFDRRIPVQLPDLQGREAVLRVHSRDVKMDPNIDFRAIARATSGASGADLANIVNEAALRAVRLGRSSVLQEDLQESVEVVIAGHQRKNAVLTEQEKHIVAYHEIGHALVAAKQTESAPVAKITIVPRTSGALGYTMQVDTDERFLMSKEELENKIATLTGGRAAEELVFHTATTGASNDIEQATKLARSMVTRYGMCDEFGMMQLETEGNAYLGGDTMRTCSDEMAAQVDREAAAIIKRARARADAILTENEAKLHELSRYLLEKESITGEEFMQVLEAPEEGIGDSGVVRG